From a single Hippoglossus stenolepis isolate QCI-W04-F060 chromosome 2, HSTE1.2, whole genome shotgun sequence genomic region:
- the LOC118125702 gene encoding parvalbumin alpha-like, which yields MTMTDLLKAEEIKKALQAFEGETFDPRKFFEMVGMRAMTAENVKKVFRVLDVDGSGFIEEEELKYVLKGFAKEGRDLTDAETREFLKAADKDGDGKIGIDEFETLVHE from the exons ATGACGATGACAGATCTGTTGAAAGCTGAGGAGATCAAGAAAGCTCTTCAAGCCTTCGAAG GAGAAACATTTGATCCAAGAAAGTTCTTTGAAATGGTCGGGATGAGGGCCATGACGGCCGAAAACGTCAAGAAGGTCTTCCGGGTCCTGGACGTGGACGGCAGCGGGTTCATCGAAGAGGAAGAGCTCAA GTATGTACTGAAGGGCTTTGCCAAGGAGGGCAGAGATCTGACTGACGCAGAGACAAGAGAATTCCTCAAAGCAGCAGACAAGGACGGAGACGGCAAGATCGGCATCGACG AGTTTGAGACCTTGGTGCATGAGTAG
- the baiap2l2b gene encoding brain-specific angiogenesis inhibitor 1-associated protein 2-like protein 2 has product MSGASSDQLHRSTLTVYSNLMEHFNPGLQKLVALGNSYVKAFQALAVCSEAYFSAVAKMGDQALHTLSSRSLGDVLIQISDTQRRLTAEMEGVFRWFQVEVLQAMEKNVKLDEEYIDGSRRVYELEVRNQAEALEKQLRRGAFRDSLENSEYMLYLRQSQQEILKEEERRYRFLAEKHCGLTQSLLFLINKTGASLQQKADGWKEKVNETRGSRPRTPTHLEQEAQLRGSVSSLLQTVARDEDMSWARREQQALGRVPSRAPSPLPSRSRSSSVGESLGLGGGRSMRALVSHPSSSNPKLLPFNRGETVTVLVQEPRNGWLYGRTDSSLRQGWFPAAYVAPVEDFSNTLATSGGSLRSHSMNNLLDPTDTYPEQSESKSYGDVPPPATPNRRASVDFRPISPLPEKKAEPATEKRLGQTKSYNEHPPPLLLPSQNLRRSSVDFHPISPLPERRSESDVQALSPQGPENPLFPRGTNPFATVKLRPTTTNDRSSPRIH; this is encoded by the exons ATGTCAGGAGCCAGCAGTGACCAGCTGCACAGATCAACTCTAACTGTCTATTCG aaccTGATGGAGCACTTCAATCCGGGCCTCCAGAAGCTTGTTGCTCTAGGAAACAGCTACGTCAAAGCTTTTCAAG CCTTAGCTGTCTGCAGTGAGGCCTACTTCAGCGCTGTGGCTAAGATGGGTGACCAGGCTCTTCACACGCTCTCATCTCGCTCTCttg GCGACGTCCTGATCCAGatttcagacacacagaggagactCACTGCAGAGATGGAGGGTGTG TTCCGATGGTTCCAGGTTGAGGTGCTACAAGCCATGGAGAAGAATGTAAAGCTGGACGAGGAATACATCGAC GGGAGTCGCAGAGTGTACGAGCTGGAGGTGAGGAATCAGGCCGAGGCTTTGGAGAAACAGCTCAGACGAGGAGCCTTCAGGGACTctctg gagAACAGCGAGTACATGCTGTACCTGAGGCAGAGCCAGCAGGAGATCCtcaaggaggaggagaggaggtatCGCTTCCTGGCAGAGAAACACTGTGGCCTCACCCAGTCACTACTCTTCCTCATAAACAAG ACCGGTGCGTCTCTTCAGCAAAAGGCCGACGGCTGGAAGGAGAAAGTGAACGAGACCAGAGGGTCCAGACCTCGCACGCCCACACACTTAGAACAAGAGGCACAG CTCCGAGGTTCAGTGAGCTCCCTGCTGCAGACGGTTGCCAGAGATGAAGACATGTCTTGGGCCAGGAGGGAGCAACAGGCGCTGGGCAGAGTGCCCTCTAGAG caccGTCACCTCTGCCCAGCCGCTCTCGCTCCAGCTCAGTGGGTGAATCTCTGGGTCTGGGTGGAGGCAGATCCATGAGAGCCCTGGTGTCTCACCCCTCCTCGTCCAACCCGAAGCTTCTGCCTTTCAACAGAGGAGAGACCGTCACCGTCCTGGTGCAGGAGCCGCGCAACGGCTGGTTGTACGGACGCACTGACAGCAGCTTGCG TCAGGGCTGGTTTCCTGCTGCCTATGTGGCGCCAGTTGAAGATTTCTCCAACACTTTAGCGACAAG CGGTGGTTCCCTGAGAAGCCACAGTATGAACAATCTGCTGGATCCCACCGACACCTACCCTGAGCAATCGGAGAGCAAGAGCTACGGCGATGTCCCGCCCCCGGCCACGCCCAACCGCAGAGCTTCCGTAGACTTCCGGCCGATCTCTCCACTCCCCGAGAAGAAGGCGGAGCCAGCGACGGAGAAGAGGCTGGGTCAAACGAAGAGCTACAACGAACACCCGCCTCCTCTGCTTCTGCCGAGTCAGAACCTGAGGAGGAGCTCAGTAGATTTTCACCCGATCTCCCCCCTCCCTGAGAGGAGGAGTGAATCTGATGTCCAG GCCTTATCACCCCAGGGACCTGAAAACCCTCTGTTTCCCAG AGGCACAAACCCGTTCGCCACAGTAAAGCTTCGCCCCACGACGACCAATGACAGATCTTCTCCTCGGATCCACTGA